A window of Citrus sinensis cultivar Valencia sweet orange chromosome 7, DVS_A1.0, whole genome shotgun sequence contains these coding sequences:
- the LOC102614965 gene encoding acid phosphatase 1-like gives MGAFSSIILLVYVAATVLSISEGSERIHSLIRQPVAGTVSAESDPAGFSCLSWRFGVETKNIRDLPTVPKVCQHYVADYMLSDQFLQDSKVVTEEAFKYAKTVKLAGDGKDIWILDVDDSLITHVDFYAQNGFGTEIFDVTALINYLAQGISPALPESLKLYRRLLRLGFKIVLLTGRMEPSRNFTESNLKNVGYHSWEKLILRETGEWNDTTQRAHKSAERRKLVESGYRIIGNMGDQWCDLLGDYPGHRTFKLPNPVFYTE, from the exons ATGGGAGCGttttcatcaataatattattggttTATGTAGCAGCTACAGTTTTATCAATATCCGAGGGTAGCGAGCGCATCCACAGTCTCATTCGACAACCCGTCGCCGGGACCGTGAGTGCTGAGTCCGATCCAGCCGGCTTCTCATGCCTCAGTTGGCGATTTGGtgtagaaacaaaaaatattagagatttGCCAACTGTTCCAAAAGTGTGCCAACACTACGTGGCTGATTACATGTTGAGCGACCAGTTCTTGCAAGACTCGAAAGTCGTCACGGAGGAGGCTTTCAAGTATGCTAAGACAGTCAAACTCGCCGGAGACGGCAAGGACATTTGGATCCTTGACGTTGATGATTCTCTAATCACCCACGTCGACTTTTATGCTCAGAATGGATTCGG GACTGAGATATTTGATGTTACCGCGCTGATTAATTATTTGGCCCAAGGCATATCGCCGGCGTTGCCTGAGAGTCTAAAGTTATACAGAAGGTTATTGCGTCTCGGGTTTAAGATTGTTCTTCTGACAGGAAGAATGGAACCCTCAAGAAATTTTACAGAAAGCAATCTAAAGAATGTTGGATACCATTCTTGGGAAAAGCTTATACTCAG GGAAACAGGGGAATGGAATGATACAACACAAAGGGCGCACAAATCAGCTGAAAGAAGAAAGCTTGTGGAGAGTGGATATAGGATTATTGGAAACATGGGTGATCAATGGTGTGATCTCCTTGGGGATTATCCTGGCCACCGTACTTTCAAGCTACCTAATCCTGTCTTCTACACTGAATAG
- the LOC102626130 gene encoding acid phosphatase 1-like → MGLEPFSFFLFLATLALVAATSRGTYLEIPHQIHLLRPKSGARTNDFPDLSCLSWRLAVETNNIIGWKTTPEKCEGYLGHYMLGQQYREDSEAVAYEAIVYAQSLELAGDGREIWIFDIDETSLSNLPYYAKHGFGVEPFNSTLFNEWVNKGEAPSLPESLKLYKKLLSLGIKIVFLTGRPEDQRSVTENNLKNVGFYTWENLILKGSSYSGETAVVYKSSERKRLEKKGYRIIGNIGDQWSDLLGTNAGNRTFKLPDPMYYIS, encoded by the exons ATGGGACTTGAGCCATTTTCATTCTTCTTATTTCTAGCTACACTAGCACTTGTAGCGGCAACATCCCGGGGCACATACTTGGAGATCCCCCATCAGATTCACCTTCTCCGGCCAAAATCCGGTGCCCGGACCAATGATTTTCCCGACTTGTCATGCCTGAGTTGGCGACTTGCTGTGGAAACAAATAACATTATCGGATGGAAAACTACTCCGGAGAAGTGTGAAGGCTACTTGGGGCATTACATGTTAGGCCAGCAATACCGAGAAGACTCGGAAGCTGTTGCCTATGAGGCTATTGTCTATGCTCAAAGCCTCGAGCTTGCCGGTGACGGCAGGGAGATATGGATTTTCGACATAGATGAAACCTCGCTATCTAATTTGCCATATTATGCTAAGCATGGATTCGG GGTGGAACCATTTAACTCAACGCTATTCAATGAATGGGTCAACAAAGGCGAAGCACCATCATTGCCAGAGTCCCTTAAGCTCTACAAGAAATTACTGTCGCTTGGAATCAAGATTGTGTTCCTCACGGGAAGGCCAGAAGATCAGAGGAGTGTtactgaaaataatttaaagaacgTTGGATTCTACACTTGGGAAAATCTCATCCTCAA GGGATCATCTTATTCAGGAGAAACAGCAGTGGTgtacaaatcaagtgaaagaaaaaGGCTTGAGAAGAAAGGATACAGAATCATTGGAAACATCGGCGATCAGTGGAGCGATCTCTTGGGCACCAACGCCGGCAATCGGACGTTCAAGCTGCCTGATCCAATGTATTACATTAGctga